A genomic window from Etheostoma spectabile isolate EspeVRDwgs_2016 chromosome 13, UIUC_Espe_1.0, whole genome shotgun sequence includes:
- the LOC116700121 gene encoding lissencephaly-1 homolog B produces MVLSQRQRDELNRAIADYLRSNGYEEAYSTFKKEAEIDMNEEVDKKYAGLLEKKWTSVIRLQKKVMELESKLNEAKEEMTHGGPVGQKRDPKEWIPRPPERYALSGHRAPVTRVIFHPVFSVMVTASEDATIKVWDYEAGDFERTLKGHTDSVQDISFDQTGKLLASCSADMSIKLWDFQGFECIRTMHGHDHNVSSVAIMPNGDHIVSASRDKTIKMWEVATGYCVKTFTGHREWVRMVRPNQDGSLIASCSNDQTVRVWVVASKECKAELREHEHVVECIAWAPDSAHPTILEATGSESKKSGKPGPFLLSGSRDKTIKMWDVSIGICLMTLVGHDNWVRGVLVHPGGRFIVSCADDKTIRIWDYKNKRCMKTMCAHEHFVTSLDFHKTAPYVVTGSVDQTVKVWECR; encoded by the exons ATGGTGCTgtcacagagacaaagagatgaACT AAACCGGGCTATAGCTGACTATCTCCGTTCCAATGGATACGAGGAGGCATATTCCACCTTTAAGAAAGAGGCCGAGATAGATATG AATGAAGAGGTAGATAAAAAGTATGCAGGGCTTTTGGAAAAGAAATGGACTTCAGTCATCAGATTACAGAAGAAG GTGATGGAGTTGGAGTCCAAGTTGAATGAGGCAAAGGAGGAGATGACACATGGAGGACCTGTGGGTCAAAAGAGAGACCCCAAGGAGTGGATCCCCCGTCCCCCAGAGAGATACGCCCTGAGTGGGCACCGCGCTCCGGTCACACGTGTCATATTCCACCCCGTCTTCTCTGTCATGGTCACAGCCTCCGAGGATGCTACcatcaag GTGTGGGACTATGAAGCAGGGGACTTTGAGCGAACCCTAAAGGGCCACACGGACTCTGTGCAGGACATCTCCTTTGATCAGACGGGAAAGCTGCTGGCTTCATGTTCAGCTGACATGAGCATCAAACTTTGGGACTTTCAGGGGTTTGAGTGTATCCGAACGATGCATG GCCACGATCACAATGTGTCGTCCGTAGCCATCATGCCAAATGGTGACCACATAGTGTCTGCCTCCAGAGACAAGACCATCAAGATGTGGGAGGTTGCCACTGG GTACTGTGTGAAAACATTTACAGGCCACAGGGAGTGGGTGAGGATGGTGCGTCCCAACCAGGACGGCTCGTTGATCGCCAGCTGCTCTAACGACCAGACGGTGCGTGTCTGGGTGGTCGCCTCAAAGGAGTGCAAAGCTGAGTTGCGGGAGCATGAACATGTGGTAGAGTGTATCGCCTGGGCCCCTGACAGTGCTCACCCCACCATCCTGGAAGCCACAGGCTCAGAG AGCAAGAAGAGTGGGAAACCTGGTCCCTTCCTCCTCTCCGGATCCAGAGATAAAACAATTAAGATGTGGGACGTCAGCATTGGTATCTGCCTTATGACTCTG GTGGGACATGACAACTGGGTGCGCGGAGTATTGGTTCATCCAGGAGGAAGATTCATAGTGAGCTGTGCTGATGACAAAACCATTAGGATCTGGGACTACAAGAACAAACGCTGCATGAAGACCATGTGTGCCCATGAACACTTTGTTACCTCTCTGG ATTTCCACAAGACTGCTCCCTACGTGGTGACAGGCAGTGTCGATCAGACAGTCAAAGTTTGGGAGTGCCGTTAA
- the mntb gene encoding MAX network transcriptional repressor b isoform X2 — MSIDTLLEAARYLEWQAQQQQITREEEQRREKELINREAESRRVELVTSLSQPIRANHVTWGDDTHCQQLHHPLAPPPPSLQPPQVPITVIPMVPVVTATPSVPPLPLTTQIAAAATSLNGSPPAKNASSPPQQQQQQQQQLASPHLLCASQIKLESSPELISAKPTQSQPQVQIQYSTSISTNGSQHALVHHQAPPSSQLRPNGVTMEDLRAMEGKRRPGGAGTREVHNKLEKNRRAHLKECFETLKKNVPNVDEKKTSNLSVLRSALRYIQTLKRKEKEYEHEMERLAREKIATQQRLTELKNELSQCMDVIEIDRVLRQTMQPEDDQASTSTASEGEDNFEQDIDEDFPAPPAPLSLPKPTPPILQAQPLLTSHLSIQHATLPLSGVLTTPSVAPQAIAPAPAPSLLPNHPIQPPAMQVQPTVIAHAAVSHPSVIQAVNHGLPANHKHLMHIAPSPCPISSIPQPIAAAPAAATHQSIAAQPIGHITVHPVAHLGGPLSSHLPTLYPQGVSVSQPTMVGHITHTFTHHPLPHVQANPQVNTNGAQVTSGAVISQGSPSLGKPTAVLAPHPQLVGQAAVLNPVTMVTVPTFPVSTLKLA; from the exons ATGAGCATCGATACACTTTTGGAGGCGGCCAGATATTTGGAATGGCAAGCCCAGCAACAACAGATCACACGTG AGGAGGAGCAGCGCAGAGAGAAGGAGCTTATCAATAGGGAGGCGGAGTCGAGGCGTGTGGAACTTGTGACCTCATTgtctcaaccaatcagagccaacCATGTCACTTGGGGCGATGACACTCACTGTCAACAGCTGCATCATCCTCTTGCACCTCCGCCCCCTTCACTCCAACCTCCTCAAGTCCCCATTACTGTCATCCCAATGGTCCCAGTTGTCACTGCGACACCCTCTGTACCGCCCCTCCCGCTTACAACGCAGATTGCTGCAGCAGCAACATCGCTCAATGGCTCACCACCAGCTAAGAACGCTTCCTCCCctccgcagcagcagcagcagcagcagcagcagctggccTCTCCTCACCTGCTGTGCGCCTCCCAGATCAAATTAGAAAGTAGTCCGGAGCTGATTAGTGCAAAGCCCACCCAATCACAGCCTCAGGTTCAGATTCAGTACTCAACCTCCATCAGCACTAATGGCTCTCAACATGCACTGGTTCACCATCAAGCTCCACCTTCATCTCAGCTTCGGCCTAATGGAGTAACGATGGAGGACCTGAGGGCGATGGAAGGGAAGAGGAGGCCAGGAGG AGCGGGGACCAGAGAGGTGCATAATAAACTGGAGAAGAACAG GCGAGCGCACCTCAAAGAGTGTTTTGAGACGCTGAAGAAGAACGTTCCAAATGTTGACGAGAAGAAAACCTCCAACCTCAGTGTTCTCCGCAGCGCTTTGCGTTACATACAG ACTCTGAAGCGTAAGGAGAAGGAATATGAACACGAGATGGAGCGTTTGGCCAGAGAGAAAATCGCAACGCAGCAGCGGCTGACCGAGCTGAAGAACGAGCTCAGCCAGTGCATGGATGTCATCGAGATCGACAGAGTCCTCCGACAAACTATGCAGCCCGAGGACGACCAGGCCTCCACGTCCACTGCCTCAG AAGGAGAGGACAACTTTGAACAGGACATTGATGAGGATTTCCCTGCTCCTCCTGCACCCTTGTCCCTCCCCAAACCAACACCTCCCATTTTACAAGCCCAGCCACTCCTCACCTCTCACCTGTCAATCCAGCATGCCACCCTGCCTCTTTCTGGAGTCCTGACCACGCCCTCTGTTGCCCCTCAAGCCATTGCGCCTGCTCCGGCCCCAAGTCTGCTGCCCAACCATCCAATTCAGCCCCCTGCGATGCAGGTCCAGCCCACCGTCATCGCTCATGCCGCCGTCTCCCACCCTTCAGTCATCCAGGCTGTCAATCACGGCCTGCCAGCAAATCACAAGCACCTAATGCACATCGCCCCATCACCTTGCCCCATCTCCTCCATCCCTCAGCCAATCGCAGCAGCACCCGCTGCCGCCACTCACCAGTCGATAGCTGCCCAGCCAATCGGACACATCACCGTTCACCCGGTGGCTCACCTGGGAGGTCCGCTGTCATCCCATCTCCCAACTCTCTACCCCCAGGGCGTGTCTGTCTCCCAGCCCACCATGGTGGGCCACATCACTCACACCTTCACCCATCACCCCCTACCACACGTCCAGGCTAATCCTCAAGTTAACACTAATGGAGCCCAGGTGACCAGCGGAGCCGTGATCAGCCAGGGGAGCCCGTCGCTAGGTAAACCGACAGCTGTGCTGGCCCCCCACCCACAGCTGGTTGGACAGGCTGCTGTCCTCAACCCTGTCACCATGGTTACTGTTCCAACCTTTCCTGTCAGCACACTCAAACTTGcctaa
- the mntb gene encoding MAX network transcriptional repressor b isoform X1 yields MSIDTLLEAARYLEWQAQQQQITREEEQRREKELINREAESRRVELVTSLSQPIRANHVTWGDDTHCQQLHHPLAPPPPSLQPPQVPITVIPMVPVVTATPSVPPLPLTTQIAAAATSLNGSPPAKNASSPPQQQQQQQQQLASPHLLCASQIKLESSPELISAKPTQSQPQVQIQYSTSISTNGSQHALVHHQAPPSSQLRPNGVTMEDLRAMEGKRRPGGAGTREVHNKLEKNRPFRRAHLKECFETLKKNVPNVDEKKTSNLSVLRSALRYIQTLKRKEKEYEHEMERLAREKIATQQRLTELKNELSQCMDVIEIDRVLRQTMQPEDDQASTSTASEGEDNFEQDIDEDFPAPPAPLSLPKPTPPILQAQPLLTSHLSIQHATLPLSGVLTTPSVAPQAIAPAPAPSLLPNHPIQPPAMQVQPTVIAHAAVSHPSVIQAVNHGLPANHKHLMHIAPSPCPISSIPQPIAAAPAAATHQSIAAQPIGHITVHPVAHLGGPLSSHLPTLYPQGVSVSQPTMVGHITHTFTHHPLPHVQANPQVNTNGAQVTSGAVISQGSPSLGKPTAVLAPHPQLVGQAAVLNPVTMVTVPTFPVSTLKLA; encoded by the exons ATGAGCATCGATACACTTTTGGAGGCGGCCAGATATTTGGAATGGCAAGCCCAGCAACAACAGATCACACGTG AGGAGGAGCAGCGCAGAGAGAAGGAGCTTATCAATAGGGAGGCGGAGTCGAGGCGTGTGGAACTTGTGACCTCATTgtctcaaccaatcagagccaacCATGTCACTTGGGGCGATGACACTCACTGTCAACAGCTGCATCATCCTCTTGCACCTCCGCCCCCTTCACTCCAACCTCCTCAAGTCCCCATTACTGTCATCCCAATGGTCCCAGTTGTCACTGCGACACCCTCTGTACCGCCCCTCCCGCTTACAACGCAGATTGCTGCAGCAGCAACATCGCTCAATGGCTCACCACCAGCTAAGAACGCTTCCTCCCctccgcagcagcagcagcagcagcagcagcagctggccTCTCCTCACCTGCTGTGCGCCTCCCAGATCAAATTAGAAAGTAGTCCGGAGCTGATTAGTGCAAAGCCCACCCAATCACAGCCTCAGGTTCAGATTCAGTACTCAACCTCCATCAGCACTAATGGCTCTCAACATGCACTGGTTCACCATCAAGCTCCACCTTCATCTCAGCTTCGGCCTAATGGAGTAACGATGGAGGACCTGAGGGCGATGGAAGGGAAGAGGAGGCCAGGAGG AGCGGGGACCAGAGAGGTGCATAATAAACTGGAGAAGAACAG GCCCTTCAGGCGAGCGCACCTCAAAGAGTGTTTTGAGACGCTGAAGAAGAACGTTCCAAATGTTGACGAGAAGAAAACCTCCAACCTCAGTGTTCTCCGCAGCGCTTTGCGTTACATACAG ACTCTGAAGCGTAAGGAGAAGGAATATGAACACGAGATGGAGCGTTTGGCCAGAGAGAAAATCGCAACGCAGCAGCGGCTGACCGAGCTGAAGAACGAGCTCAGCCAGTGCATGGATGTCATCGAGATCGACAGAGTCCTCCGACAAACTATGCAGCCCGAGGACGACCAGGCCTCCACGTCCACTGCCTCAG AAGGAGAGGACAACTTTGAACAGGACATTGATGAGGATTTCCCTGCTCCTCCTGCACCCTTGTCCCTCCCCAAACCAACACCTCCCATTTTACAAGCCCAGCCACTCCTCACCTCTCACCTGTCAATCCAGCATGCCACCCTGCCTCTTTCTGGAGTCCTGACCACGCCCTCTGTTGCCCCTCAAGCCATTGCGCCTGCTCCGGCCCCAAGTCTGCTGCCCAACCATCCAATTCAGCCCCCTGCGATGCAGGTCCAGCCCACCGTCATCGCTCATGCCGCCGTCTCCCACCCTTCAGTCATCCAGGCTGTCAATCACGGCCTGCCAGCAAATCACAAGCACCTAATGCACATCGCCCCATCACCTTGCCCCATCTCCTCCATCCCTCAGCCAATCGCAGCAGCACCCGCTGCCGCCACTCACCAGTCGATAGCTGCCCAGCCAATCGGACACATCACCGTTCACCCGGTGGCTCACCTGGGAGGTCCGCTGTCATCCCATCTCCCAACTCTCTACCCCCAGGGCGTGTCTGTCTCCCAGCCCACCATGGTGGGCCACATCACTCACACCTTCACCCATCACCCCCTACCACACGTCCAGGCTAATCCTCAAGTTAACACTAATGGAGCCCAGGTGACCAGCGGAGCCGTGATCAGCCAGGGGAGCCCGTCGCTAGGTAAACCGACAGCTGTGCTGGCCCCCCACCCACAGCTGGTTGGACAGGCTGCTGTCCTCAACCCTGTCACCATGGTTACTGTTCCAACCTTTCCTGTCAGCACACTCAAACTTGcctaa